The genomic region CGGAAGAAGTCGTTTCCGGGCACGGCGGTCGTGTCTGCCCCCGCGGTATCGAACCCGAAGGTTCCGTAGGTCGGCTTGGGTGCAGGTGGCGGAGGGGCTGCTTCAGGGACGGCAGCCGCCTCGGGCGGCGGCGGCATGTCGGCGGAATTGGTGGCGCAGCCCGCCAGGATCGTGGTGGCCGCAAGGATGACGAAAATCGAACGCATGGTTGGTACCTCTCCCCACAAGATTCACTTTCTATAGGATTGGCGCACGAATGCCGTCAAAGCCGCTTGTAGAAACCAGACGCCCGCCGACAGAAGGACCTTATGGCCGAGCCCTCCCTACAGGATGTCCTATCCAGCCCTGAGTGGATCCCGCACACGTTCGATGCGCAGGGCGCGAACCTGACCTTCGTCCACGTTCCGCGCGAGGCGCGTTCTGACCTGATGTTCCTGTCGGACGAGCATTTTGCGGGCAATTATCCGAGGGTCGCTTTCCCCGCCGATAAGGTGGCGGCGCAGGTGGCGGCAGTGGATCGCGCCCCCATCCATTTCATCTTCCACACGTCCTATTGCTGCTCGACGCTCCTGGCGAAGGCGCTGGACGTGCCGGGCACAGCGACCATCCTCAAGGAGCCGGACGTTCTCATCAACCTCGCGAACCGGGTGATCCGAAGCTACGATCCCGGCAACAGGCAACGAGTAGAGCTCGTGCTCAAGCTCCTTGAGCGGCCGTTCGCGCCAGGCGAGGCGGTGATCGTCAAGCCGACCAACTTCGCCAACCGGCTCGTGGACGTCGTCCTCGCGCAGCGCCCTGCCTCACGCGCCGTCCTGCTCTATTCCGACGTCGAGACCTTCCTTCGCTCGCTTCTCAAGCGTGGCATGTTCGGGCGTATCTTCGGGCGGCGGCTGTTCACGCAGCTGAGCGGCTGGAGCCCGATCGAGTTCGGATACGGTCCGGACGAGCTTCTCCAGCAGACCGACGTCCAGATCGCCGCGCTCGCCTGGCTGATGCAGATTGCGCATTTCGACGCGATCGCTCGAGCCTTCGGGCCGGATCGGGTGACGGTGATCGATTCCGTCGAGCTTCTCGCCCGGTCGGAAGCGGTGCTGGGCAAGGTGCAGTCGTTCTTCGGCCTTGGCCTGGGCGGCGACGCAGTTGCCGCGATCGCCTCCGGCCCCGTCTTCTCCAGGCACAGCAAGTTTGCCGACCGCGATTATGACGCCGCTTCACGGGCCGAGGAGCATGAGGCTGCAAGCAAGGTCCACTCGGAGGAGCTGGGAATGGTCGCTCAGTGGATCGAAGCGGTGGCAGCCCAGATCGGGGCTCCGCTGCGGCCGGGCCTATGACCGGCTAAGACGCGCTTTGCGGCGGCGACGAATCTTGTTCGCAAGCCAAAAGCGCCAGCCGATCGCCGTCAACCCATAGCCGACCAGCGCCGCGGTAATGGCCAGCGTGAGGATTCCGAGCGCGATCGGCCCGGACGCTTCGTGGATCCAGAACAGAAACTTGCTGAACTCGCCCGACACATGCGCCGCGGCAGCAGGGTTGGTGACCGCCGCGTCTGCGCGCAGCTCCCACATCCCGGTACGATAGGCGACGTAATATACGGCCGGGATCGTCAGCGGATTTACCAGCAAGGTGAAGGCTGCCGCGACCGCGACGTTGGCCCGGAGCGGGATAGCGAGGAGCGCCGCTAGCGCGGTGTGCATGAACGGGATGATGATCCCGACCCCAAGGCCGAGCGCGACTCCACGTGGCACTGACCGCCGATGCATCCGCCACAGCTCGGACTTCGAAAGGTGATGGGCGAACGGGCGCAGCAGCCGGTTCTCGTGCACCGTGTGACGAGTGGGAATGTGGCGCGTGATCCAGCCGAAGCGGTGAGCCACGACGTCAGGCATTTCGGCGGAGCAGACGCTGCTGCTCCCTCTTCCAGTCACGCTCTTTCACGGTCTCGCGCTTGTCGTGCACTTTCTTGCCCCGGGCCAGCGCTAGCTCCACCTTTGCTCGCCCGCGGCCGTTAAAATAAATTGAAAGCGGCACGAGGGTTAGGCCCTGCCGGGTGATGGCGCCATTCAATTTCGCGATTTCGCGCCTGGCGAGCAAGAGCTTGCGCTGCCGCCGCGGCTGGTGGTTGAGCCGGTTGCCGTGGCTGTATTCCGGGATGTGGCTGTTGATCAGCCAGATCTCGTCGCCGTCGACGGTGGCGTAGCTCTCGGCAATCGAACCCTCCCCGTGGCGGAGAGACTTCACCTCGGTTCCGGTCAGCGCGATTCCCGCCTCGAACTTGTCCTCGATGAAATAATCGAAGCGCGCGCGCCTGTTCTCGGCGACGACCTTCTGCTTGTCGAACGGTGGCGGGAGCGGCTTGGCCATGAGGCTTAGATAAGGCCTGCATGCTCCAATGCAGCATCCACGGCCCGTTTTGATGCTTCTGAAGCCTCGACGAGGGGAAGCCTTAGCTCGACCGGAAAGCCCGGCCGGACACGGGACAGCGCATATTTGGTGGGTGCAGGGGAAGCGTCGGTGAAAAGGGCTGCGTGAAGCGGATATAGCCGGTCCTGAAGTTCCAGGGCAAGCAGCCACTGGTTATTCGTCATCGCCTTCTGGAACTCTGAACAGAGCTTCGGCGCAACATTGGCAGTGACCGAGATGCAGCCACGACCTCCCATGGCATTGAATCCCAGAGCCATGTCGTCATTGCCCGATAGCTGACAGAAGTCTTTGCCGCAGGCGATCCTCTGGGCGGACACGCGGGCCAGATTTCCGGTCGCGTCCTTCACCGCGACGATCTTCGGGTGTTTCGCGATTTCGCCCAGTGTCTCGACCGAAATGTCGGCCACGGTCCGCGACGGAACGTTGTAGACCACGACCGGAACTGGCGAGGCGTCTGCGATTGCGGTGAAATGCGCAGCCAACCCCGCCTGACTCGGCTTGTTGTAATAAGGAACTACGGCAAGAACGGCGTCGGCACCGAGGTCAGCGGCGGCGCGAGTGCGCTCGATCGACGCCTGCGTATTGTAGGTCCCCGTCCCCGCGATGACCGGAACGCGGCCGTTCGCCACGCGGACTACCGTCGCGATCACCTTGCGGTGCTCGTCGGCATTCAAGGTCGCGACTTCGCCAGTCGTTCCACACGGAACGAGGCCGTTCGAACCCTGCTCGATCTGCCAGTCGACGAACGCGGAAAGTGAGTCTTCGTCGACACACTGGTCTGAAAACGGGGTGACCAGCGCTGGTATGGAGCCAAAAAACATGGCTTTTTCCTTCACTTGGGTAGCGGGCGGGGGCTAGAGTCCGTCGGTATTCAGGGTCTGATAAGGAGCGGGGGGACATAATGTCCAGCATGGGCAGAGCGGCATTCATCCTTCCAATCCTGTTGGCGTGTTCGGCTTCGGCCTCCGCGCAAATTCCTTCCACGGTCCTGACCGACATCGCGTCGGCAGCCGCGGCGGTAGGCGGCAACGTCAACTCGTCGATCGGCGAGTGGCGGCGGCTCCGCCAGGGCGGCAACCTCAGCTTCGCCAATTATGCCCACTTCTTGAACTATAACGACGGCTGGCCGGGCGAGGCGGCTATGCGGACGGCCGCGGAAAAGGCGATGCAGCCCGGCGAGAATGCGTCGCTGGTTCTCGGCTTCTACCGCCTCGACAAGCCCAAAAGCGGCAACGGCTGGGCCCGCTATTCCGATGCGCTCGCCGCATCGGGACGCGCGGCGGAAGCGCTCGATGCTGCGAGAAAAGCCTGGGCGTCCGACGATCTCACCACCGTGGACGAGGCGTCGATCCTCGCCCGCTACGGCGCGAGCCTGACTCCGCAGGACCATAATGCGCGGGTCGATGCCCTGCTGTTCGGCAAGGATCCGACCGATGCTGCCCGGCTTCTGGCGTGGACGTCGACCGATCGGCGCTCGGCCTTCGCTGCCCGGATTGCGATGCAGCAGCGCGCCGCCGACGCGGAAACGCTCTTCCGGGCCGCGTCCCACCGGATCGGCGCCGATGCCGGGCTGTTGATGGACCGGCTCCGTTATCTGCACGACGGGGGCAACGACAATCTCGCCCGTCAGCTCGCGGCCCAGAAGCACCAGTTCACCGAGCGTCCGGCCGATCCCGAGCGCTGGTACGAGATGCTTTTGATCCTCGCCAATGGAGCCGCCGACGATCGCCAATGGCATTATGCCTACAACATCGCTCGCCAGCTCGACGACGCCTTCGCTCCGGGAACCGCGATCGCCGATCAATCCTATGGCGTCCGCGACGATTACACGAGCCTCGCCTGGCTGGCCGGGCGCGTTGCTCTCGACCGCATCGGCAACCCCGCCAACGCGATCGCGATGTTCTACCGCTATGCCTATGGCGGCAAGTCGCTGCAGGTCGCGTCGAAGGGCTTCTACTGGGCCGGTCGCGCGGCACTCGCCGCCGGACGGCCCACCGACGCAAGCGCCTACTTCCAGCGCGCGGCGCTCAATCCTGACCAGTTTTATGGCCAGCTCGCGCTTGAACGTTTGGGCCGCTCGGTGCCGGCCCCGGGCTATCCGACAGCGGTTGCTGCAACCGATCCCACGCGCACCAGCTTCGCCCAGAACCGGCTCGTGCAGGCGACGCGTGCGATCACGTATTACGGCAATGCGATGGAGCAGATGCAGTTCATCCGGGCGCTGTCGGAATCGCTCAAGACCCCGACCGAGCGATCGCTCGCGCTTGAAATGGCGCGCCAGCTCGGCCGTCAGGACCTCGCGGTCTGGGTAGCCCGGTCCGCTCGAAACGCCGGCGAGTCTTTCTACGTACGCGACGCCTTCCCCACGATCCGCTCGACGCCGCGGTCCTCATGGTCCTTGGCGAACGGAATTACGCGGCAGGAAAGCTCGTTCGATCGGTTTGCGGTGAGCTATGCTGGAGCCCGCGGAATGATGCAGCTGATGCCGGGCACGGCCCGCGAGCAGGCAGCCAAGCTCGGCGTCGGCTATGATTCCCGCAGGCTCCAGGAGCAGGATTACAACGTCATGCTCGGCTCCGCCTATTTCCAGCGGATGATGAACACCTGGGACGGGAGCGTTCCGCTCGCGGTGGCCAGCTACAACGCCGGGCCTGGCAACGTCCGCAAGTGGATCAACGCTTATGGCGACCCACGCAGCGGGCGCGTCGACGTGATCAGCTGGATCGAGGCGATCCCGTTCGGCGAAACCAAGGGCTACGTCCAGCGAGTGATCGAAAACAGCGTCGTCTACGACAGCCTCAACCCGCAACCCTCCGCCCGCACGGCGCTCCACGTTTCCCGCTATCTCGGCAAGGGCTCTCCCGGCTAAGCGCTGGGGCATGAGCGAAACCAAGCCCCGCTTCATCACGCCCGACGGGCTGAAGCGAATCCGGCAGGAGTATGAGGAGCTGTTCGGCATCGAACGGCCCAAGGTGGTGGAGGTCGTCTCCTGGGCGGCCTCGCTCGGCGACCGGTCCGAAAATGCCGATTACCTGTACGGGAAGAAACGCCTGCGCGAGATCGACCGGAGGCTTGCCAATCTCGCCAAGATCATGAAGGCGGCGAAGGTCGTCGATCCCACTGTGCAGACCGACCGCGACCAGGTGCGGTTCGGGGCCACGGTCGAACTCGCCGATGAAGACGACAACCGCCGCACTCTGACGATCGTCGGCGATGATGAAACGGATGCGTCCGCGGGAATGATCGGCTGGAGCGCTCCCATTGCTCGGGCCCTCATCGGAGCGAAGGTCGGCGACGAGCGAATCGTCCGCCTCCCGGCTGGTGAAAAGAGCTACGAGATCATTTCGATCAGCTATCCCAGCGCTTAAGGGATCGACGCGATGTCGGGTCGGATGAAGTTGCGCCGGGCCTCGACCGAAAACAGCCGCTGTGGCGAATAGTAACGAAGCGGCCAGTCCCTCCGCCCCATCGGCGACATCAGCAACTCGTTGACCAATTCGTACAGCGGTTCGCGACTGTCCGCCTCGGCGAGGAACAGCCGGACCCCGCGCAAGAACACGCGAGTGATCGTCTCATGATAGCCTTCAGTGTCGCTGTTCGCCCCGCCGACGCTCTCGTTGTAGCGGCGGATGATATCCGGAAGCTGGTTGTCGATGTCGATGTCCGGCCGCTTGAGAAGCAGCCAGGTCGTAGCGGCGAGATGTGCTTCGTGAGTCCACTCCTCGCGCGGCAGCGTGCGCGCGAGCAATCCCTCGCCGATATGCTCTATCTCGGCGTCGGAGTGGAACAGGCGCGGTATAAGCTCAGTCATCGATCGGGTCCTTGGGCGGGCCCGATAGGCGACCGGGCTATTCGGCGGGAGTGGGTTGAGCGATCTTCGGCGCCGCTTGTCGAACGCCTTCGTCCACCTCGTCGGCGAATTGGGCGAAATTCTCAACGAAGAGGTCGACGAGTTTGGCCGCGGTGCGGTCGTACTCCTCCGAATCCTTCCACGTGCTTCGCGGGTCGAGGATGCTGTCGTCGACGCCCGGAACTCGAACCGGCACGTCGAAGCCGAAGTTCGGGTCCTTGCGGAACTCGGCATTCTTCAGCGAGCCGTCGAGCGCGGCGTTGAGCAGGGCGCGGGTCGCCTGGATCGGCATGCGCTTTCCGACGCCATATTTGCCGCCGGTCCAGCCGGTGTTGACCAGCCAGCAGTCCACTCCGCCCTTGGCGATCCGCTCTTTGAGCAGGTTTCCGTAGATGGACGGGTGGCGCGGCATGAACGGGGCGCCGAAGCAGGTCGAGAAGGTCGCTTCGGGCTCGGTCACTCCGATTTCCGTCCCAGCGACCTTGGCGGTGTAGCCGGACAGGAAATGGTACATCGCCTGGTCGGGAGTCAGCCTCGCGATCGGCGGGAGAACGCCGAAAGCGTCCGCGGTCAGCATCACGACGTTCTTCGGCAGCGGCCCCATGTTCTTCTCGGAAGAATTGGGGATGTAATCGATGGGATAGGCGCCGCGGCTGTTCTCCGCGAGGCTCGGATCGTCGAGGTCGAGCTCGCGCGTCTCCGGGTCCATCACGACATTTTCGAGAACCGTCCCGAACCGCTTGGTCGTCGAGTAGATTTCCGGCTCCGCCGTCGGCGAAAGACGGATCATCTTGGCGTAGCAGCCGCCCTCGAAGTTGAAGACCGCCGTGTCCGACCAGCCATGCTCGTCGTCGCCGATGAGCGTGCGGTTCGGATCTGCCGAAAGAGTCGTCTTCCCCGTGCCGCTGAGGCCGAAGAAGATCGCGGTGTCGCCCTTGGGCCCGATGTTCGCCGAGCAGTGCATGGGCATGATTCCCTGCGGCGGAAGCAGGAAGTTCAGCAAACCGAACACCGACTTCTTCATCTCGCCGGCATAGAGCGTGCCGCCGATCAGGATCACCTTCTTGGTGAAGTTGACGGCAATCACCGTCTCGCTGCGGCAACCGTGGCGTTCCGTGCTCGCGCGGAAGCTCGGAAGGTCGATGATCGTGAACTCGGGAACGAAGCCCGCGAGCTCGTCTGCTTCGGGGCGAACCAGAAGCGTACGGATGAACATGCTGTGCCAGGCAAGCTCGTTGATCACTCGCACGCGCACGCGATGCTCGGGCTGCGATCCGCCGAACAGGTCCTGGACGAACAGCTCGTCCTTTTCGCCCAGAGCGGCGAGGAAATCCTCGTGGAGGCGATCGAACGCGGCCGGATCCATCGGCTTGTTGCCGTTGTTCCACCAGATGACGCTGTCGGTCATCTCGTCGCGGACGGTGAACTTGTCCTTGGCGCTTCGCCCGGTGTGCTTCCCGGTCTTGACGACGAGGGGGCCATCCTTCGCGAGAAGCCCCTCCTCGCGGCGCACCGCATGCTCGACCAGCGGCGCCGCGGTCAGGTTCCAGTGCAGCTCGGCAGGGGTGACGATCCCCTGCGCGTCCAATCCGTATTTCGCGACCCGCTCGGCCACTCGCTTCCCTTCCCGAAATAAGAAGATGCGGCGGCGACCCATCGGCAGCCGCCGCACCACATTGCTAAGTGCCTATAGACCGGAAAAAGTTGCCGGGTCAAAGCGAGAGCGCCAACTTGTCTCCCCGACAAGCGGCGCGTAAGCCCCGAGCCGGACCGCCCGAATGAGCCATGTGATCGCGCTGGTCGACGACGACCGGAATATTCTGACCTCGGTGTCGATCGCCCTGCAAGCGGAGGGTTTCATCACCCGCGTCTACACGGACGCTGCGAGCGCGCTGAAGGCGTTCAGCGACAATATGCCTGACCTTGGCGTGTTCGACATCAAGATGCCGCAGATGGACGGAATGGAGCTGCTGCGCCGCCTGCGCGAGTTCAGCGCGATGCCGGTCATCTTCCTGACCTCGAAGGACGACGAGCTCGACGAGGCGCTCGGCCTGGCGATGGGCGCGGACGATTATATCTCCAAGCCCTTCTCGCAGCGGCTTTTGCTCGCGCGGATCAAGGCGATCCTCAGGCGTCAGGACCTGGCCAGGAGCGAGGCCGCTCCCAATGCTCAGGAGGAGCAGGAGCTGATCGTCCGCGGCCGGCTCAGCATGGATCCCGCACGACACAAGGTGGTGTGGGACGGCAAGGACGTGACGCTCACGGTCACCGAGTTCCTCATCCTGCAGGCGCTGGCGCAGCGGCCGGGGGTCGTGAAGAACCGCAACCAGCTGCTCGACGCCGCCTATCAGGAGGACGTCTATGTCGATGACCGGACCATCGACAGTCACATCAAAAGGATCCGGCGCAAGTTCCGAGCCGTCGACCCCGACTTCGACGCGATCGAGACCCTGTACGGGGTCGGCTACAGGTTTGAAGAAGCGGGTGAGCGCGCGTGACCAGACGCCGCCATCCGGCGCGGCCGTGGACCGCAAGGTGGACGCTCACCTGGCGGATCCTTGCCGTCAACATCCTGACCGTGCTGATCCTCGCCCTAGGTGTCATCTACCTCGACACCTTTCGCAACAAGCTCAGCAAGGAGCGAATCCACCGCACGGAACGCGAAGCCCAGATCAGCGCCATCGTCACGCGGTCGATTGCCCCGTCGGCGCGGGCGGCGACCCTCGCCGAGATCGGCAAATCGACCGGAAGCAGGATTCGCCTCTACGCCGCTGACGGACACCTCGTTTCCGACAGCTGGCGGTCGACCGGGCCCACCTACCGGCTTCGCGATCCAAGGAAGGAAAGCTGGATGAAGGATGCCGCGCGCGCTCTCGACCGCGGCTTCAACATGCTGGTGGGCGCCCAATATGCGCCCGACTTTGTCGAACCGGCGGCCGACCGGATCAGCGAATGGCCGGAGGCTTGGCAGGCCCAGCAGGCGAATGCCGTCACCAGCAAGATCCGCACCGCTCCCGACCTGACGCCTGTCCTCTCCGCAGCAGCTCCGATCGACGGCGGGGCGCTTCTGGTCACCTCCAACGAGCGCAGCCTCACGCGCTCCATGCGCAGCCAGCGCGCCAAGCTCGCAGCGGTCATGGCGCTGTCGATCCTGCTCTCCGTACTACTTTCGCTGTTCCTTGCTCGCACGATCGTGCGGCCGCTTCGGCGTATCGCCCTTGCCGCTCACCGGGTCCGCCTCGGTCGGGCACGAGAGGTTCGCGTGCCGAGACTTCCCTCCCGCCGGGACGAGATCGGGCTTCTTGCGCGCTCGGTGTCGGACATGAGCCAGTCGCTCCGCGAGCGGATCGACAATATCGAGGCTTTCGCTGCCGACGTCACCCACGAGCTCAAGAACCCGATCGCGTCGCTCCGCTCCGCGCTCGACGGGCTCGGTAACATAAAAGATGCCAAGCTTCGCGAGCGGCTGATGGATGTCGCCCGCGAGGACGTGATGCGGCTCGACCGGCTGATCAGCGACATCAGCGAGGCGGCCCGGACGGATGCGGAGCTCGCCCGCGCCCGATTTGAACCCGTCGACCTTGGACCTCTGATCGAGCAGCTGGTGAAAAGTTGGGAATCGAGACGGGACAAGGGCGACGCCCGGATTGCCTTTGCCCGTCCCCGCAAGGCCAGCACCATCGTCATGGGCGATACGGGCCGGCTTGCCCGTGCGCTCGACAACATCCTCGACAATGCGGTCAGCTTTTCACCACCGGGCGGCCTGGTGGAGATCGCCGCAAGCCACGTCGGGAACCAGGTGAGGATCCGCGTCGACGATGAAGGGCCTGGCGTTCCACCGGGCGCTCGAGAGGCCATCTTCAACCGCTTCCATTCGATTCGGCCGGAAGGGGAAAGTTTCGGCCGGCATTCCGGCTTGGGTCTCGCGATCGCCAAGGCTATCGTCGAGGGCCATGGCGGTGAAATCACTGTTCTCGACCGGGACGACGCTCCATCCGGCGCCCGGTTCATCATCTCCCTTCCAGCGGTAGAGATGCAGTGAATGCCGCGCGCGCCCTTTCAACCGAGACACTTCACGCAAGCACCGTCGCTATCGATGGACGCGCGGTCCTGATCATGGGCCCGTCAGGGTCTGGCAAGTCGGATCTCGCACTTCGGCTGCTCGACCGCGGCTTTTCACTGGTGAGCGACGACCAGACGATCGTCCGCCGCGACGGTGATCGATTGATCGCCTCAGCCCCTTCCCAGATCGCCGGGAAGTTGGAGGTTCGAGGAATCGGCATCGTCGAGATGCCGACGGAGCCCGAGGCCCCGGTCTCCCTGATCATCGAGCTTACGGGCGACATCCAGAGGCTTCCCGACGAGGACAGGGAGTTGCGGGTTCTCGGCGTGCCGGTTCCGCTCTTC from Sphingomonas anseongensis harbors:
- a CDS encoding DUF2062 domain-containing protein, coding for MPDVVAHRFGWITRHIPTRHTVHENRLLRPFAHHLSKSELWRMHRRSVPRGVALGLGVGIIIPFMHTALAALLAIPLRANVAVAAAFTLLVNPLTIPAVYYVAYRTGMWELRADAAVTNPAAAAHVSGEFSKFLFWIHEASGPIALGILTLAITAALVGYGLTAIGWRFWLANKIRRRRKARLSRS
- the smpB gene encoding SsrA-binding protein SmpB; the protein is MAKPLPPPFDKQKVVAENRRARFDYFIEDKFEAGIALTGTEVKSLRHGEGSIAESYATVDGDEIWLINSHIPEYSHGNRLNHQPRRQRKLLLARREIAKLNGAITRQGLTLVPLSIYFNGRGRAKVELALARGKKVHDKRETVKERDWKREQQRLLRRNA
- the dapA gene encoding 4-hydroxy-tetrahydrodipicolinate synthase, with the protein product MFFGSIPALVTPFSDQCVDEDSLSAFVDWQIEQGSNGLVPCGTTGEVATLNADEHRKVIATVVRVANGRVPVIAGTGTYNTQASIERTRAAADLGADAVLAVVPYYNKPSQAGLAAHFTAIADASPVPVVVYNVPSRTVADISVETLGEIAKHPKIVAVKDATGNLARVSAQRIACGKDFCQLSGNDDMALGFNAMGGRGCISVTANVAPKLCSEFQKAMTNNQWLLALELQDRLYPLHAALFTDASPAPTKYALSRVRPGFPVELRLPLVEASEASKRAVDAALEHAGLI
- a CDS encoding lytic transglycosylase domain-containing protein; this translates as MSSMGRAAFILPILLACSASASAQIPSTVLTDIASAAAAVGGNVNSSIGEWRRLRQGGNLSFANYAHFLNYNDGWPGEAAMRTAAEKAMQPGENASLVLGFYRLDKPKSGNGWARYSDALAASGRAAEALDAARKAWASDDLTTVDEASILARYGASLTPQDHNARVDALLFGKDPTDAARLLAWTSTDRRSAFAARIAMQQRAADAETLFRAASHRIGADAGLLMDRLRYLHDGGNDNLARQLAAQKHQFTERPADPERWYEMLLILANGAADDRQWHYAYNIARQLDDAFAPGTAIADQSYGVRDDYTSLAWLAGRVALDRIGNPANAIAMFYRYAYGGKSLQVASKGFYWAGRAALAAGRPTDASAYFQRAALNPDQFYGQLALERLGRSVPAPGYPTAVAATDPTRTSFAQNRLVQATRAITYYGNAMEQMQFIRALSESLKTPTERSLALEMARQLGRQDLAVWVARSARNAGESFYVRDAFPTIRSTPRSSWSLANGITRQESSFDRFAVSYAGARGMMQLMPGTAREQAAKLGVGYDSRRLQEQDYNVMLGSAYFQRMMNTWDGSVPLAVASYNAGPGNVRKWINAYGDPRSGRVDVISWIEAIPFGETKGYVQRVIENSVVYDSLNPQPSARTALHVSRYLGKGSPG
- the greB gene encoding transcription elongation factor GreB, whose translation is MSETKPRFITPDGLKRIRQEYEELFGIERPKVVEVVSWAASLGDRSENADYLYGKKRLREIDRRLANLAKIMKAAKVVDPTVQTDRDQVRFGATVELADEDDNRRTLTIVGDDETDASAGMIGWSAPIARALIGAKVGDERIVRLPAGEKSYEIISISYPSA
- a CDS encoding phosphoenolpyruvate carboxykinase is translated as MAERVAKYGLDAQGIVTPAELHWNLTAAPLVEHAVRREEGLLAKDGPLVVKTGKHTGRSAKDKFTVRDEMTDSVIWWNNGNKPMDPAAFDRLHEDFLAALGEKDELFVQDLFGGSQPEHRVRVRVINELAWHSMFIRTLLVRPEADELAGFVPEFTIIDLPSFRASTERHGCRSETVIAVNFTKKVILIGGTLYAGEMKKSVFGLLNFLLPPQGIMPMHCSANIGPKGDTAIFFGLSGTGKTTLSADPNRTLIGDDEHGWSDTAVFNFEGGCYAKMIRLSPTAEPEIYSTTKRFGTVLENVVMDPETRELDLDDPSLAENSRGAYPIDYIPNSSEKNMGPLPKNVVMLTADAFGVLPPIARLTPDQAMYHFLSGYTAKVAGTEIGVTEPEATFSTCFGAPFMPRHPSIYGNLLKERIAKGGVDCWLVNTGWTGGKYGVGKRMPIQATRALLNAALDGSLKNAEFRKDPNFGFDVPVRVPGVDDSILDPRSTWKDSEEYDRTAAKLVDLFVENFAQFADEVDEGVRQAAPKIAQPTPAE
- a CDS encoding response regulator transcription factor; the encoded protein is MSHVIALVDDDRNILTSVSIALQAEGFITRVYTDAASALKAFSDNMPDLGVFDIKMPQMDGMELLRRLREFSAMPVIFLTSKDDELDEALGLAMGADDYISKPFSQRLLLARIKAILRRQDLARSEAAPNAQEEQELIVRGRLSMDPARHKVVWDGKDVTLTVTEFLILQALAQRPGVVKNRNQLLDAAYQEDVYVDDRTIDSHIKRIRRKFRAVDPDFDAIETLYGVGYRFEEAGERA
- a CDS encoding sensor histidine kinase encodes the protein MTRRRHPARPWTARWTLTWRILAVNILTVLILALGVIYLDTFRNKLSKERIHRTEREAQISAIVTRSIAPSARAATLAEIGKSTGSRIRLYAADGHLVSDSWRSTGPTYRLRDPRKESWMKDAARALDRGFNMLVGAQYAPDFVEPAADRISEWPEAWQAQQANAVTSKIRTAPDLTPVLSAAAPIDGGALLVTSNERSLTRSMRSQRAKLAAVMALSILLSVLLSLFLARTIVRPLRRIALAAHRVRLGRAREVRVPRLPSRRDEIGLLARSVSDMSQSLRERIDNIEAFAADVTHELKNPIASLRSALDGLGNIKDAKLRERLMDVAREDVMRLDRLISDISEAARTDAELARARFEPVDLGPLIEQLVKSWESRRDKGDARIAFARPRKASTIVMGDTGRLARALDNILDNAVSFSPPGGLVEIAASHVGNQVRIRVDDEGPGVPPGAREAIFNRFHSIRPEGESFGRHSGLGLAIAKAIVEGHGGEITVLDRDDAPSGARFIISLPAVEMQ
- a CDS encoding HPr kinase/phosphorylase, yielding MNAARALSTETLHASTVAIDGRAVLIMGPSGSGKSDLALRLLDRGFSLVSDDQTIVRRDGDRLIASAPSQIAGKLEVRGIGIVEMPTEPEAPVSLIIELTGDIQRLPDEDRELRVLGVPVPLFTVDAMTASAPAKVAVALDRFGIRP